The following coding sequences lie in one Anguilla rostrata isolate EN2019 chromosome 8, ASM1855537v3, whole genome shotgun sequence genomic window:
- the acin1a gene encoding apoptotic chromatin condensation inducer in the nucleus isoform X8 codes for MSTTPKAFTARKISLAITKPPPGAPAGSVGASAPAPAPQGEAEPGGPGGRKRRWGSSTAVTAKKPSISITTDSLKSLIPDVKLAAGPGGQEAVVELHPEEGRLSEDEEEAGERGEVGDQGQDKDLKIRRTVTQVVHAETQENGQKEPKRVDEEEEEEEEREAETERGNKEDKNGSGSSSGGSSLEVAMEVQTPSASREVELKKVTPSDTLVRRSISQQKSGVSVTIDDPVCSARQPSPPRGKITNIVHVCNLVRPFTLGQLKELLNRTGTVVEEAFWIDKIKSHCYVTYSTTEEAVATRAALHGVKWPQSNPKFLSVDFCEQDELDFHRGLLTAERPGEEERGGGGGGGGGGAAPAGPPSLLPERERGPGGGVRDQWAQREREMERRERTRAEREWDRDKVRDFGKPGEDREAVGRRSRSRDRERRRKERGKSKERKTDKKEKAPEEPPAKLLDDLFCKTKAAPCIYWLPLTEQQALQKEAERAERMKEREKRRKELQEEEDRKREEERRERAKGREKEAGAVAGGGGGGSGTSAGAVGAGGGSGSGSGRGADGERDRERERERERDRDRDRERERERERGRDRDGDKRREGYRRPAGQGGARRSRSRSDPPPRDRRR; via the exons ATG aGCACCACGCCAAAGGCATTCACTGCCCGCAAGATCTCCCTGGCCA tcACTAAGCCACCCCCAGGGGCCCCGGCGGGCAGCGTAGGGGCGTCGGCGCCCGCACCGGCCCCCcagggggaggcggagcctgggGGCCCCGGCGGGCGGAAGCGGAGGTGGGGATCCAGCACTGCCGTCACTGCCAAGAAGCCCTCCATTAGCATCACCACAGACTCCCTGAAG TCTCTGATCCCGGACGTGAAGCTGGCGGCGGGGCCCGGCGGCCAGGAGGCCGTGGTGGAGCTGCACCCGGAGGAGGGCCGGCTCtccgaggacgaggaggaggccGGCGAGCGGGGCGAGGTCGGCGACCAGGGCCAGGACAAGGACCTGAAGATCCGCCGCACCGTCACACAG GTCGTCCACGCTGAGACCCAGGAGAACGGGCAGAAAGAACCGAAGAGGGtcgacgaggaagaggaggaggaggaggagagagaggcagaaacagagagggggaacaAGGAGGACAAGAacggcagcggcagcagcagcggtgGCAGCAGCTTGGAGGTCGCCATGGAGGTTCAGACCCCCTCAGCGTCCCGGGAGGTGGAGCTGAAGAAAG ttaCCCCCAGTGACACGCTGGTGCGCCGCTCCATCAGCCAGCAGAAATCGGGCGTGTCCGTCACCATCGACGATCCCGTCTGCTCCGCCCGACAGCCCTCGCCCCCCCGGGGCAAAATCACGAACATCGTCCACGTCTGCAACCTG GTGCGTCCCTTCACTCTGGGCCAGCTGAAGGAGCTGCTGAACCGGACTGGGACCGTGGTGGAGGAGGCGTTCTGGATCGACAAGATCAAGTCGCACTGCTACGTCACT taTTCCACTACGGAGGAGGCCGTGGCCACCCGGGCCGCTCTGCACGGAGTGAAGTGGCCCCAGAGTAACCCCAAATTCCTCAGCGTGGACTTCTGTGAGCAGGACGAG ctggaTTTCCACCGGGGGCTCCTGACGGCCGAACGcccgggggaggaggagcgcgggggcgggggcggaggcggaggtGGCGGGGCGGCCCCGGCGGGGCCCCCGTCCCTGCTGCCGGAGCGGGagaggggccccggggggggcgTGCGGGACCAGTGGGCGCAGCGGGAGCGGGAGATGGAGCGCCGCGAGCGGACCCGCGCCGAGCGGGAGTGGGACCGGGACAAGGTGCGCGATTTCGGCAAGCCCGGGGAGGACCGGGAGGCCGTGGGCCGACGCTCCCGATCGCGGGACCGGGAGAGGAGGCGCAAGGAGCGGGGCAAGAGCAAGGAGAGGAAGACCGACAAGAAGG agAAAGCCCCAGAGGAGCCTCCAGCCAAACTGCTGGATGACCTGTTCTGTAAAACCAAAGCAGCCCCCTGCATATACTGGCTCCCCCTCACTGAACAGCAg GCACTGCAGAAGGAGGCGGAGCGTGCCGAGCGgatgaaggagagggagaagaggaggaaggagctgcaggaggaggaggaccggaagagggaggaggagcgcaGGGAGCGTGcgaaggggagggagaaggaggcggGCGCGGTcgccggcgggggcggggggggcagcggcACCAGCGCAGGTGCggtgggggcgggcgggggcagcggcagcggcagcggccGGGGGGCCgacggagagagggacagggagagagagagagagagggagcgagacaGGGaccgggacagagagagggagcgagagagggagcgaggccGGGACAGGGACGGGGataagaggagggaggggtacCGCAGGCccgcggggcaggggggggccaGGCGCTCACGCAGCCGCAgtgaccccccaccccgggaCAGACGCCGCTGA
- the acin1a gene encoding apoptotic chromatin condensation inducer in the nucleus isoform X6, protein MREVKQAAMSESPGPECDQAPESSEGRAEESTTPKAFTARKISLATVTKPPPGAPAGSVGASAPAPAPQGEAEPGGPGGRKRRWGSSTAVTAKKPSISITTDSLKSLIPDVKLAAGPGGQEAVVELHPEEGRLSEDEEEAGERGEVGDQGQDKDLKIRRTVTQVVHAETQENGQKEPKRVDEEEEEEEEREAETERGNKEDKNGSGSSSGGSSLEVAMEVQTPSASREVELKKVTPSDTLVRRSISQQKSGVSVTIDDPVCSARQPSPPRGKITNIVHVCNLVRPFTLGQLKELLNRTGTVVEEAFWIDKIKSHCYVTYSTTEEAVATRAALHGVKWPQSNPKFLSVDFCEQDELDFHRGLLTAERPGEEERGGGGGGGGGGAAPAGPPSLLPERERGPGGGVRDQWAQREREMERRERTRAEREWDRDKVRDFGKPGEDREAVGRRSRSRDRERRRKERGKSKERKTDKKEKAPEEPPAKLLDDLFCKTKAAPCIYWLPLTEQQALQKEAERAERMKEREKRRKELQEEEDRKREEERRERAKGREKEAGAVAGGGGGGSGTSAGAVGAGGGSGSGSGRGADGERDRERERERERDRDRDRERERERERGRDRDGDKRREGYRRPAGQGGARRSRSRSDPPPRDRRR, encoded by the exons aGCACCACGCCAAAGGCATTCACTGCCCGCAAGATCTCCCTGGCCA cagtcACTAAGCCACCCCCAGGGGCCCCGGCGGGCAGCGTAGGGGCGTCGGCGCCCGCACCGGCCCCCcagggggaggcggagcctgggGGCCCCGGCGGGCGGAAGCGGAGGTGGGGATCCAGCACTGCCGTCACTGCCAAGAAGCCCTCCATTAGCATCACCACAGACTCCCTGAAG TCTCTGATCCCGGACGTGAAGCTGGCGGCGGGGCCCGGCGGCCAGGAGGCCGTGGTGGAGCTGCACCCGGAGGAGGGCCGGCTCtccgaggacgaggaggaggccGGCGAGCGGGGCGAGGTCGGCGACCAGGGCCAGGACAAGGACCTGAAGATCCGCCGCACCGTCACACAG GTCGTCCACGCTGAGACCCAGGAGAACGGGCAGAAAGAACCGAAGAGGGtcgacgaggaagaggaggaggaggaggagagagaggcagaaacagagagggggaacaAGGAGGACAAGAacggcagcggcagcagcagcggtgGCAGCAGCTTGGAGGTCGCCATGGAGGTTCAGACCCCCTCAGCGTCCCGGGAGGTGGAGCTGAAGAAAG ttaCCCCCAGTGACACGCTGGTGCGCCGCTCCATCAGCCAGCAGAAATCGGGCGTGTCCGTCACCATCGACGATCCCGTCTGCTCCGCCCGACAGCCCTCGCCCCCCCGGGGCAAAATCACGAACATCGTCCACGTCTGCAACCTG GTGCGTCCCTTCACTCTGGGCCAGCTGAAGGAGCTGCTGAACCGGACTGGGACCGTGGTGGAGGAGGCGTTCTGGATCGACAAGATCAAGTCGCACTGCTACGTCACT taTTCCACTACGGAGGAGGCCGTGGCCACCCGGGCCGCTCTGCACGGAGTGAAGTGGCCCCAGAGTAACCCCAAATTCCTCAGCGTGGACTTCTGTGAGCAGGACGAG ctggaTTTCCACCGGGGGCTCCTGACGGCCGAACGcccgggggaggaggagcgcgggggcgggggcggaggcggaggtGGCGGGGCGGCCCCGGCGGGGCCCCCGTCCCTGCTGCCGGAGCGGGagaggggccccggggggggcgTGCGGGACCAGTGGGCGCAGCGGGAGCGGGAGATGGAGCGCCGCGAGCGGACCCGCGCCGAGCGGGAGTGGGACCGGGACAAGGTGCGCGATTTCGGCAAGCCCGGGGAGGACCGGGAGGCCGTGGGCCGACGCTCCCGATCGCGGGACCGGGAGAGGAGGCGCAAGGAGCGGGGCAAGAGCAAGGAGAGGAAGACCGACAAGAAGG agAAAGCCCCAGAGGAGCCTCCAGCCAAACTGCTGGATGACCTGTTCTGTAAAACCAAAGCAGCCCCCTGCATATACTGGCTCCCCCTCACTGAACAGCAg GCACTGCAGAAGGAGGCGGAGCGTGCCGAGCGgatgaaggagagggagaagaggaggaaggagctgcaggaggaggaggaccggaagagggaggaggagcgcaGGGAGCGTGcgaaggggagggagaaggaggcggGCGCGGTcgccggcgggggcggggggggcagcggcACCAGCGCAGGTGCggtgggggcgggcgggggcagcggcagcggcagcggccGGGGGGCCgacggagagagggacagggagagagagagagagagggagcgagacaGGGaccgggacagagagagggagcgagagagggagcgaggccGGGACAGGGACGGGGataagaggagggaggggtacCGCAGGCccgcggggcaggggggggccaGGCGCTCACGCAGCCGCAgtgaccccccaccccgggaCAGACGCCGCTGA
- the acin1a gene encoding apoptotic chromatin condensation inducer in the nucleus isoform X5, with the protein MLSESNKSGEVKQAAMSESPGPECDQAPESSEGRAEESTTPKAFTARKISLAITKPPPGAPAGSVGASAPAPAPQGEAEPGGPGGRKRRWGSSTAVTAKKPSISITTDSLKSLIPDVKLAAGPGGQEAVVELHPEEGRLSEDEEEAGERGEVGDQGQDKDLKIRRTVTQVVHAETQENGQKEPKRVDEEEEEEEEREAETERGNKEDKNGSGSSSGGSSLEVAMEVQTPSASREVELKKVTPSDTLVRRSISQQKSGVSVTIDDPVCSARQPSPPRGKITNIVHVCNLVRPFTLGQLKELLNRTGTVVEEAFWIDKIKSHCYVTYSTTEEAVATRAALHGVKWPQSNPKFLSVDFCEQDELDFHRGLLTAERPGEEERGGGGGGGGGGAAPAGPPSLLPERERGPGGGVRDQWAQREREMERRERTRAEREWDRDKVRDFGKPGEDREAVGRRSRSRDRERRRKERGKSKERKTDKKEKAPEEPPAKLLDDLFCKTKAAPCIYWLPLTEQQALQKEAERAERMKEREKRRKELQEEEDRKREEERRERAKGREKEAGAVAGGGGGGSGTSAGAVGAGGGSGSGSGRGADGERDRERERERERDRDRDRERERERERGRDRDGDKRREGYRRPAGQGGARRSRSRSDPPPRDRRR; encoded by the exons aGCACCACGCCAAAGGCATTCACTGCCCGCAAGATCTCCCTGGCCA tcACTAAGCCACCCCCAGGGGCCCCGGCGGGCAGCGTAGGGGCGTCGGCGCCCGCACCGGCCCCCcagggggaggcggagcctgggGGCCCCGGCGGGCGGAAGCGGAGGTGGGGATCCAGCACTGCCGTCACTGCCAAGAAGCCCTCCATTAGCATCACCACAGACTCCCTGAAG TCTCTGATCCCGGACGTGAAGCTGGCGGCGGGGCCCGGCGGCCAGGAGGCCGTGGTGGAGCTGCACCCGGAGGAGGGCCGGCTCtccgaggacgaggaggaggccGGCGAGCGGGGCGAGGTCGGCGACCAGGGCCAGGACAAGGACCTGAAGATCCGCCGCACCGTCACACAG GTCGTCCACGCTGAGACCCAGGAGAACGGGCAGAAAGAACCGAAGAGGGtcgacgaggaagaggaggaggaggaggagagagaggcagaaacagagagggggaacaAGGAGGACAAGAacggcagcggcagcagcagcggtgGCAGCAGCTTGGAGGTCGCCATGGAGGTTCAGACCCCCTCAGCGTCCCGGGAGGTGGAGCTGAAGAAAG ttaCCCCCAGTGACACGCTGGTGCGCCGCTCCATCAGCCAGCAGAAATCGGGCGTGTCCGTCACCATCGACGATCCCGTCTGCTCCGCCCGACAGCCCTCGCCCCCCCGGGGCAAAATCACGAACATCGTCCACGTCTGCAACCTG GTGCGTCCCTTCACTCTGGGCCAGCTGAAGGAGCTGCTGAACCGGACTGGGACCGTGGTGGAGGAGGCGTTCTGGATCGACAAGATCAAGTCGCACTGCTACGTCACT taTTCCACTACGGAGGAGGCCGTGGCCACCCGGGCCGCTCTGCACGGAGTGAAGTGGCCCCAGAGTAACCCCAAATTCCTCAGCGTGGACTTCTGTGAGCAGGACGAG ctggaTTTCCACCGGGGGCTCCTGACGGCCGAACGcccgggggaggaggagcgcgggggcgggggcggaggcggaggtGGCGGGGCGGCCCCGGCGGGGCCCCCGTCCCTGCTGCCGGAGCGGGagaggggccccggggggggcgTGCGGGACCAGTGGGCGCAGCGGGAGCGGGAGATGGAGCGCCGCGAGCGGACCCGCGCCGAGCGGGAGTGGGACCGGGACAAGGTGCGCGATTTCGGCAAGCCCGGGGAGGACCGGGAGGCCGTGGGCCGACGCTCCCGATCGCGGGACCGGGAGAGGAGGCGCAAGGAGCGGGGCAAGAGCAAGGAGAGGAAGACCGACAAGAAGG agAAAGCCCCAGAGGAGCCTCCAGCCAAACTGCTGGATGACCTGTTCTGTAAAACCAAAGCAGCCCCCTGCATATACTGGCTCCCCCTCACTGAACAGCAg GCACTGCAGAAGGAGGCGGAGCGTGCCGAGCGgatgaaggagagggagaagaggaggaaggagctgcaggaggaggaggaccggaagagggaggaggagcgcaGGGAGCGTGcgaaggggagggagaaggaggcggGCGCGGTcgccggcgggggcggggggggcagcggcACCAGCGCAGGTGCggtgggggcgggcgggggcagcggcagcggcagcggccGGGGGGCCgacggagagagggacagggagagagagagagagagggagcgagacaGGGaccgggacagagagagggagcgagagagggagcgaggccGGGACAGGGACGGGGataagaggagggaggggtacCGCAGGCccgcggggcaggggggggccaGGCGCTCACGCAGCCGCAgtgaccccccaccccgggaCAGACGCCGCTGA
- the acin1a gene encoding apoptotic chromatin condensation inducer in the nucleus isoform X4: MLSESNKSGEVKQAAMSESPGPECDQAPESSEGRAEESTTPKAFTARKISLATVTKPPPGAPAGSVGASAPAPAPQGEAEPGGPGGRKRRWGSSTAVTAKKPSISITTDSLKSLIPDVKLAAGPGGQEAVVELHPEEGRLSEDEEEAGERGEVGDQGQDKDLKIRRTVTQVVHAETQENGQKEPKRVDEEEEEEEEREAETERGNKEDKNGSGSSSGGSSLEVAMEVQTPSASREVELKKVTPSDTLVRRSISQQKSGVSVTIDDPVCSARQPSPPRGKITNIVHVCNLVRPFTLGQLKELLNRTGTVVEEAFWIDKIKSHCYVTYSTTEEAVATRAALHGVKWPQSNPKFLSVDFCEQDELDFHRGLLTAERPGEEERGGGGGGGGGGAAPAGPPSLLPERERGPGGGVRDQWAQREREMERRERTRAEREWDRDKVRDFGKPGEDREAVGRRSRSRDRERRRKERGKSKERKTDKKEKAPEEPPAKLLDDLFCKTKAAPCIYWLPLTEQQALQKEAERAERMKEREKRRKELQEEEDRKREEERRERAKGREKEAGAVAGGGGGGSGTSAGAVGAGGGSGSGSGRGADGERDRERERERERDRDRDRERERERERGRDRDGDKRREGYRRPAGQGGARRSRSRSDPPPRDRRR; this comes from the exons aGCACCACGCCAAAGGCATTCACTGCCCGCAAGATCTCCCTGGCCA cagtcACTAAGCCACCCCCAGGGGCCCCGGCGGGCAGCGTAGGGGCGTCGGCGCCCGCACCGGCCCCCcagggggaggcggagcctgggGGCCCCGGCGGGCGGAAGCGGAGGTGGGGATCCAGCACTGCCGTCACTGCCAAGAAGCCCTCCATTAGCATCACCACAGACTCCCTGAAG TCTCTGATCCCGGACGTGAAGCTGGCGGCGGGGCCCGGCGGCCAGGAGGCCGTGGTGGAGCTGCACCCGGAGGAGGGCCGGCTCtccgaggacgaggaggaggccGGCGAGCGGGGCGAGGTCGGCGACCAGGGCCAGGACAAGGACCTGAAGATCCGCCGCACCGTCACACAG GTCGTCCACGCTGAGACCCAGGAGAACGGGCAGAAAGAACCGAAGAGGGtcgacgaggaagaggaggaggaggaggagagagaggcagaaacagagagggggaacaAGGAGGACAAGAacggcagcggcagcagcagcggtgGCAGCAGCTTGGAGGTCGCCATGGAGGTTCAGACCCCCTCAGCGTCCCGGGAGGTGGAGCTGAAGAAAG ttaCCCCCAGTGACACGCTGGTGCGCCGCTCCATCAGCCAGCAGAAATCGGGCGTGTCCGTCACCATCGACGATCCCGTCTGCTCCGCCCGACAGCCCTCGCCCCCCCGGGGCAAAATCACGAACATCGTCCACGTCTGCAACCTG GTGCGTCCCTTCACTCTGGGCCAGCTGAAGGAGCTGCTGAACCGGACTGGGACCGTGGTGGAGGAGGCGTTCTGGATCGACAAGATCAAGTCGCACTGCTACGTCACT taTTCCACTACGGAGGAGGCCGTGGCCACCCGGGCCGCTCTGCACGGAGTGAAGTGGCCCCAGAGTAACCCCAAATTCCTCAGCGTGGACTTCTGTGAGCAGGACGAG ctggaTTTCCACCGGGGGCTCCTGACGGCCGAACGcccgggggaggaggagcgcgggggcgggggcggaggcggaggtGGCGGGGCGGCCCCGGCGGGGCCCCCGTCCCTGCTGCCGGAGCGGGagaggggccccggggggggcgTGCGGGACCAGTGGGCGCAGCGGGAGCGGGAGATGGAGCGCCGCGAGCGGACCCGCGCCGAGCGGGAGTGGGACCGGGACAAGGTGCGCGATTTCGGCAAGCCCGGGGAGGACCGGGAGGCCGTGGGCCGACGCTCCCGATCGCGGGACCGGGAGAGGAGGCGCAAGGAGCGGGGCAAGAGCAAGGAGAGGAAGACCGACAAGAAGG agAAAGCCCCAGAGGAGCCTCCAGCCAAACTGCTGGATGACCTGTTCTGTAAAACCAAAGCAGCCCCCTGCATATACTGGCTCCCCCTCACTGAACAGCAg GCACTGCAGAAGGAGGCGGAGCGTGCCGAGCGgatgaaggagagggagaagaggaggaaggagctgcaggaggaggaggaccggaagagggaggaggagcgcaGGGAGCGTGcgaaggggagggagaaggaggcggGCGCGGTcgccggcgggggcggggggggcagcggcACCAGCGCAGGTGCggtgggggcgggcgggggcagcggcagcggcagcggccGGGGGGCCgacggagagagggacagggagagagagagagagagggagcgagacaGGGaccgggacagagagagggagcgagagagggagcgaggccGGGACAGGGACGGGGataagaggagggaggggtacCGCAGGCccgcggggcaggggggggccaGGCGCTCACGCAGCCGCAgtgaccccccaccccgggaCAGACGCCGCTGA
- the acin1a gene encoding apoptotic chromatin condensation inducer in the nucleus isoform X7, with protein sequence MSTTPKAFTARKISLATVTKPPPGAPAGSVGASAPAPAPQGEAEPGGPGGRKRRWGSSTAVTAKKPSISITTDSLKSLIPDVKLAAGPGGQEAVVELHPEEGRLSEDEEEAGERGEVGDQGQDKDLKIRRTVTQVVHAETQENGQKEPKRVDEEEEEEEEREAETERGNKEDKNGSGSSSGGSSLEVAMEVQTPSASREVELKKVTPSDTLVRRSISQQKSGVSVTIDDPVCSARQPSPPRGKITNIVHVCNLVRPFTLGQLKELLNRTGTVVEEAFWIDKIKSHCYVTYSTTEEAVATRAALHGVKWPQSNPKFLSVDFCEQDELDFHRGLLTAERPGEEERGGGGGGGGGGAAPAGPPSLLPERERGPGGGVRDQWAQREREMERRERTRAEREWDRDKVRDFGKPGEDREAVGRRSRSRDRERRRKERGKSKERKTDKKEKAPEEPPAKLLDDLFCKTKAAPCIYWLPLTEQQALQKEAERAERMKEREKRRKELQEEEDRKREEERRERAKGREKEAGAVAGGGGGGSGTSAGAVGAGGGSGSGSGRGADGERDRERERERERDRDRDRERERERERGRDRDGDKRREGYRRPAGQGGARRSRSRSDPPPRDRRR encoded by the exons ATG aGCACCACGCCAAAGGCATTCACTGCCCGCAAGATCTCCCTGGCCA cagtcACTAAGCCACCCCCAGGGGCCCCGGCGGGCAGCGTAGGGGCGTCGGCGCCCGCACCGGCCCCCcagggggaggcggagcctgggGGCCCCGGCGGGCGGAAGCGGAGGTGGGGATCCAGCACTGCCGTCACTGCCAAGAAGCCCTCCATTAGCATCACCACAGACTCCCTGAAG TCTCTGATCCCGGACGTGAAGCTGGCGGCGGGGCCCGGCGGCCAGGAGGCCGTGGTGGAGCTGCACCCGGAGGAGGGCCGGCTCtccgaggacgaggaggaggccGGCGAGCGGGGCGAGGTCGGCGACCAGGGCCAGGACAAGGACCTGAAGATCCGCCGCACCGTCACACAG GTCGTCCACGCTGAGACCCAGGAGAACGGGCAGAAAGAACCGAAGAGGGtcgacgaggaagaggaggaggaggaggagagagaggcagaaacagagagggggaacaAGGAGGACAAGAacggcagcggcagcagcagcggtgGCAGCAGCTTGGAGGTCGCCATGGAGGTTCAGACCCCCTCAGCGTCCCGGGAGGTGGAGCTGAAGAAAG ttaCCCCCAGTGACACGCTGGTGCGCCGCTCCATCAGCCAGCAGAAATCGGGCGTGTCCGTCACCATCGACGATCCCGTCTGCTCCGCCCGACAGCCCTCGCCCCCCCGGGGCAAAATCACGAACATCGTCCACGTCTGCAACCTG GTGCGTCCCTTCACTCTGGGCCAGCTGAAGGAGCTGCTGAACCGGACTGGGACCGTGGTGGAGGAGGCGTTCTGGATCGACAAGATCAAGTCGCACTGCTACGTCACT taTTCCACTACGGAGGAGGCCGTGGCCACCCGGGCCGCTCTGCACGGAGTGAAGTGGCCCCAGAGTAACCCCAAATTCCTCAGCGTGGACTTCTGTGAGCAGGACGAG ctggaTTTCCACCGGGGGCTCCTGACGGCCGAACGcccgggggaggaggagcgcgggggcgggggcggaggcggaggtGGCGGGGCGGCCCCGGCGGGGCCCCCGTCCCTGCTGCCGGAGCGGGagaggggccccggggggggcgTGCGGGACCAGTGGGCGCAGCGGGAGCGGGAGATGGAGCGCCGCGAGCGGACCCGCGCCGAGCGGGAGTGGGACCGGGACAAGGTGCGCGATTTCGGCAAGCCCGGGGAGGACCGGGAGGCCGTGGGCCGACGCTCCCGATCGCGGGACCGGGAGAGGAGGCGCAAGGAGCGGGGCAAGAGCAAGGAGAGGAAGACCGACAAGAAGG agAAAGCCCCAGAGGAGCCTCCAGCCAAACTGCTGGATGACCTGTTCTGTAAAACCAAAGCAGCCCCCTGCATATACTGGCTCCCCCTCACTGAACAGCAg GCACTGCAGAAGGAGGCGGAGCGTGCCGAGCGgatgaaggagagggagaagaggaggaaggagctgcaggaggaggaggaccggaagagggaggaggagcgcaGGGAGCGTGcgaaggggagggagaaggaggcggGCGCGGTcgccggcgggggcggggggggcagcggcACCAGCGCAGGTGCggtgggggcgggcgggggcagcggcagcggcagcggccGGGGGGCCgacggagagagggacagggagagagagagagagagggagcgagacaGGGaccgggacagagagagggagcgagagagggagcgaggccGGGACAGGGACGGGGataagaggagggaggggtacCGCAGGCccgcggggcaggggggggccaGGCGCTCACGCAGCCGCAgtgaccccccaccccgggaCAGACGCCGCTGA